The following are encoded in a window of Candidatus Microthrix parvicella Bio17-1 genomic DNA:
- the bfr gene encoding bacterioferritin: MKGSPQIIEFLNEALTAELTAINQYFAHAKLCESWGWHRLAGKYREESIEEMRDAEKLMDRILLLDGMPNMQRLGSVRVGETPLEQFELDKALEEAAVAMYRRGSALASAEGDPGTRELLDDLVVGEEEHLDWIETQLHAIGDIGIERYLQSQLGG, translated from the coding sequence ATGAAGGGTTCCCCGCAGATCATCGAGTTCCTGAACGAGGCGCTGACCGCCGAGCTCACTGCCATCAACCAGTACTTCGCCCACGCCAAGCTGTGTGAGAGCTGGGGTTGGCACCGCCTGGCCGGCAAGTATCGCGAGGAGTCGATCGAGGAGATGCGCGACGCCGAGAAGCTGATGGACCGCATCCTGCTGCTGGATGGCATGCCCAACATGCAGCGCCTGGGCAGCGTGAGGGTGGGTGAGACCCCGCTGGAGCAGTTCGAGTTGGACAAGGCGCTTGAGGAGGCTGCGGTGGCGATGTACCGACGCGGCTCGGCGCTTGCGTCGGCAGAGGGCGACCCCGGCACCCGGGAGTTGCTCGATGACCTCGTGGTCGGCGAGGAGGAGCATCTCGATTGGATCGAGACCCAGTTGCACGCAATCGGCGACATCGGCATCGAGCGATATCTCCAATCGCAACTCGGCGGCTGA
- a CDS encoding (2Fe-2S)-binding protein codes for MVVCHCLALNDRTITELCTDGPVTVDDVVAQCGAGGRCGGCRPTIEALLADRQARSATPVRLGSATDPNRVASAA; via the coding sequence ATGGTCGTTTGTCATTGTCTGGCGTTGAATGATCGAACGATCACCGAGTTGTGCACCGACGGCCCGGTGACGGTGGATGACGTGGTGGCCCAGTGTGGAGCCGGGGGGCGTTGCGGCGGCTGTCGACCGACGATCGAAGCTCTGCTGGCCGACCGCCAGGCGAGATCGGCGACGCCGGTCAGACTCGGGTCTGCAACCGACCCCAATCGGGTAGCGTCGGCGGCATGA
- a CDS encoding succinylglutamate desuccinylase/aspartoacylase family protein, with the protein MAPRERVPKNDPVELGGVTVLPGRRASIELPVARLPTRSWMSLPVVVLCGARPGPTVWLSAAVHGDELVGVEIIRQVMRGIDPRRLSGTVLAVPVVNVPGFLAQSRYTPDRRDLNRSFPGSPRGSLASRLAHLFMTEIVSRCDVGLDLHTGSNHRENLPQIRCNTDDPVTLAMAKAFAPPVIMHSRLRPGSLRDACTKRGIPVLLLEAGEALRYAEYPVEVGVLGVRRTLAHLGMLRDAPDPPRRRPPVIRSSTWVRARRSGLVRFSVDLGDRVIAGERIGTVADAHGHTRSMVKSRADGVVIGITRNPLVNQGDALVHLGEFADSGRGIARDPGS; encoded by the coding sequence ATGGCGCCTCGCGAACGAGTGCCAAAGAACGACCCCGTCGAACTGGGTGGCGTCACGGTGCTTCCAGGACGTCGAGCGTCGATCGAGTTGCCGGTGGCCCGTCTGCCCACGCGGTCGTGGATGTCGTTGCCGGTCGTGGTCCTGTGCGGAGCCCGACCCGGGCCGACGGTTTGGTTGTCGGCGGCGGTTCACGGCGATGAGTTGGTGGGTGTCGAGATCATCCGGCAGGTGATGCGGGGCATCGACCCGCGACGCCTGTCGGGCACGGTGCTCGCCGTGCCGGTGGTCAACGTGCCCGGGTTTCTCGCACAGAGCCGCTACACACCTGACCGTCGCGACCTCAACCGTTCCTTTCCCGGGTCACCGAGGGGCTCCCTGGCCAGCCGCCTGGCACACCTCTTCATGACCGAGATCGTGTCTCGTTGCGACGTCGGACTCGATCTGCACACGGGGTCGAACCACCGCGAGAACCTGCCGCAGATCCGCTGCAACACCGACGATCCGGTGACGCTGGCCATGGCGAAGGCGTTTGCGCCGCCGGTGATCATGCACTCCAGGCTGCGTCCGGGTTCGCTGCGCGATGCCTGCACCAAACGGGGTATCCCCGTGTTGCTGCTCGAAGCCGGCGAGGCCCTGCGGTACGCCGAGTACCCGGTGGAGGTGGGGGTGCTTGGGGTGCGCCGCACCCTGGCCCACCTCGGGATGCTGCGCGATGCACCCGACCCGCCACGCCGACGGCCGCCGGTGATCCGATCCTCAACCTGGGTGCGGGCCCGCCGAAGCGGACTGGTGCGTTTCAGCGTGGACCTTGGCGATCGGGTGATCGCCGGCGAACGGATCGGGACGGTGGCAGACGCTCATGGCCATACCCGGTCGATGGTCAAGAGCCGGGCCGATGGCGTGGTGATCGGCATCACCCGCAACCCGCTGGTGAACCAGGGTGATGCGCTGGTCCACCTGGGTGAGTTCGCCGATTCAGGCCGTGGCATCGCCCGCGATCCGGGTTCGTAG
- the rimK gene encoding 30S ribosomal protein S6--L-glutamate ligase has product MKIAILSRNSNLYSTNRLKEAAAERGHDARVVDYLRCYMNITAHRPQIIYQGSELEGFDAVVPRIGASHTFYGTAVVRQFEMMKVFSVNGSQAISRSRDKLRSLQLLSQGGIGLPVTGFAHSTKDIEGLLETVGGAPVVVKLLEGTQGMGVVLAETKKAAESVIGAFRQLDANILVQEFIKEAKGADIRALVVGGRVVASMRRQGPPGEFRSNLHRGGSAEVIKLTPEERSTASRAAKITGLAVAGVDLLRSNHGPVVMEVNSSPGLEGIEQATNIDVAGKIIAYVEKNQPAAATKRPRRSST; this is encoded by the coding sequence ATGAAGATCGCCATCCTGTCCCGCAATTCCAACCTGTACTCGACGAATCGATTGAAGGAAGCAGCCGCCGAGCGAGGTCACGACGCCAGGGTCGTCGATTACCTCCGTTGCTACATGAACATCACGGCCCACCGACCTCAGATCATCTATCAGGGGAGCGAGCTGGAGGGCTTCGACGCCGTCGTGCCCCGCATCGGTGCCAGCCACACCTTTTATGGCACCGCGGTCGTGCGGCAGTTCGAGATGATGAAGGTGTTCTCGGTCAATGGCAGCCAGGCGATCAGCCGCAGCCGTGACAAACTGCGATCCCTGCAGCTGCTCAGCCAGGGCGGTATCGGCCTGCCGGTCACCGGCTTCGCCCACTCGACCAAGGACATCGAAGGGCTCTTGGAGACGGTGGGCGGCGCTCCGGTGGTGGTGAAGTTGCTCGAGGGCACTCAAGGCATGGGCGTGGTGCTGGCCGAGACCAAGAAGGCCGCCGAATCTGTGATCGGTGCGTTCCGGCAGTTGGACGCGAATATTCTGGTGCAGGAGTTCATCAAGGAGGCCAAGGGTGCCGATATCCGGGCGCTGGTGGTGGGCGGCCGTGTGGTGGCATCCATGCGCAGACAGGGTCCGCCAGGGGAGTTTCGCTCCAACCTGCACCGTGGCGGATCGGCCGAAGTGATCAAGCTGACCCCCGAGGAGCGCTCGACGGCGTCACGGGCGGCCAAGATCACCGGCTTGGCGGTGGCCGGGGTGGACCTGCTTCGGTCCAACCACGGGCCGGTGGTGATGGAGGTGAACTCGTCGCCCGGCCTGGAGGGCATCGAGCAGGCGACCAACATCGACGTGGCGGGCAAGATCATCGCCTACGTTGAAAAGAATCAGCCGGCGGCGGCGACGAAGCGGCCTCGCCGTTCCAGCACCTGA